From the Cryptomeria japonica chromosome 2, Sugi_1.0, whole genome shotgun sequence genome, one window contains:
- the LOC131078684 gene encoding glutamate dehydrogenase 2 isoform X2 yields MWPDKVECTIPKDDGTLVSYVGFRVQHDNARGPMKGGIRYHPEVDPDEVNALAQLMTWKTAVANIPYGGAKGGIGCNPSSLSNSELERLTRVFTQKIHDLIGIHTDVPAPDMGTNSQTMAWILDEYSKFHGHSPAIVTGKPLDLGGSLGREAATGRGVIFATEALLAEYGMSIQGLSVVIQGFGNVGSWAAQLIHEKGGKVIAVGDVTGAIKNESGLDIPSLIRHKIRNASIKGFEGANEIDPKTLLLEECDVLIPAALGGVLNRENASEVKAKFIIEAANHPTDPEADEILSKKGVIILPDIYANAGGVTVSYFEWVQNIQGFMWDEEKVNLELQKYMTSAFKNIKDMCKVHNCDLRMGAFTLGVNRVARATLLRGWEA; encoded by the exons GTTGAATGTACCATTCCAAAAGATGATGGCACACTAGTATCCTATGTGGGCTTTAGAGTGCAGCATGACAATGCTCGAGGACCCATGAAGGGTGGAATACGCTATCATCCAGAG GTTGATCCGGACGAGGTAAATGCTTTAGCACAATTGATGACATGGAAAACTGCTGTGGCAAATATTCCATATGGAGGTGCAAAAGGTGGTATTGGATGCAATCCATCGAGTTTATCAAACAGCGAGTTAGAGCGTCTTACCCGTGTCTTTACTCAAAAGATTCATGATTTGATTGGAATCCATACAGATGTTCCAGCTCCTGACATGGGAACTAACTCTCAG ACAATGGCATGGATTTTAGATGAATATTCAAAGTTTCATGGCCATTCTCCTGCAATTGTTACTGGAAAACCTCTT GATCTTGGTGGATCCCTTGGAAGGGAAGCTGCAACTGGAAGAGGTGTAATCTTTGCAACAGAAGCCTTGTTAGCTGAATATGGAATGTCCATTCAGGGCTTATCTGTTGTTATCCAA GGCTTTGGAAATGTGGGTTCATGGGCAGCTCAACTCATCCATGAGAAAGGAGGAAAGGTTATAGCTGTAGGTGATGTCACAGGAGCAATAAAGAACGAAAGTGGCCTCGACATCCCTAGTTTGATAAGACATAAAATTCGAAATGCCAGTATCAAAGGATTTGAAGGGGCAAATGAAATTGACCCCAAAACATTGTTACTTGAAGAATGCGATGTACTGATTCCTGCTGCACTTGGGGGTGTTCTTAACAG GGAAAATGCTAGTGAAGTGAAGGCTAAATTCATAATTGAGGCAGCAAATCATCCTACAGACCCTGAAGCTGATGAG ATTTTATCAAAGAAAGGAGTAATTATATTGCCAGACATATATGCAAATGCTGGGGGTGTAACTGTTAGCTATTTTGAGTGGGTTCAG AATATTCAAGGTTTCATGTGGGATGAAGAAAAGGTAAATCTGGAGTTGCAGAAATATATGACTAGTGCGTTTAAGAATATCAAGGACATGTGTAAGGTACATAATTGTGACCTTCGCATGGGAGCATTCACTCTTGGAGTAAACCGCGTGGCTCGGGCCACCCTCTTAAGAGGTTGGGAGGCATAA
- the LOC131078684 gene encoding glutamate dehydrogenase 2 isoform X1, translated as MNALAATSRNFKRAATLLGLDSKLERSLLIPFREVKVECTIPKDDGTLVSYVGFRVQHDNARGPMKGGIRYHPEVDPDEVNALAQLMTWKTAVANIPYGGAKGGIGCNPSSLSNSELERLTRVFTQKIHDLIGIHTDVPAPDMGTNSQTMAWILDEYSKFHGHSPAIVTGKPLDLGGSLGREAATGRGVIFATEALLAEYGMSIQGLSVVIQGFGNVGSWAAQLIHEKGGKVIAVGDVTGAIKNESGLDIPSLIRHKIRNASIKGFEGANEIDPKTLLLEECDVLIPAALGGVLNRENASEVKAKFIIEAANHPTDPEADEILSKKGVIILPDIYANAGGVTVSYFEWVQNIQGFMWDEEKVNLELQKYMTSAFKNIKDMCKVHNCDLRMGAFTLGVNRVARATLLRGWEA; from the exons GTTGAATGTACCATTCCAAAAGATGATGGCACACTAGTATCCTATGTGGGCTTTAGAGTGCAGCATGACAATGCTCGAGGACCCATGAAGGGTGGAATACGCTATCATCCAGAG GTTGATCCGGACGAGGTAAATGCTTTAGCACAATTGATGACATGGAAAACTGCTGTGGCAAATATTCCATATGGAGGTGCAAAAGGTGGTATTGGATGCAATCCATCGAGTTTATCAAACAGCGAGTTAGAGCGTCTTACCCGTGTCTTTACTCAAAAGATTCATGATTTGATTGGAATCCATACAGATGTTCCAGCTCCTGACATGGGAACTAACTCTCAG ACAATGGCATGGATTTTAGATGAATATTCAAAGTTTCATGGCCATTCTCCTGCAATTGTTACTGGAAAACCTCTT GATCTTGGTGGATCCCTTGGAAGGGAAGCTGCAACTGGAAGAGGTGTAATCTTTGCAACAGAAGCCTTGTTAGCTGAATATGGAATGTCCATTCAGGGCTTATCTGTTGTTATCCAA GGCTTTGGAAATGTGGGTTCATGGGCAGCTCAACTCATCCATGAGAAAGGAGGAAAGGTTATAGCTGTAGGTGATGTCACAGGAGCAATAAAGAACGAAAGTGGCCTCGACATCCCTAGTTTGATAAGACATAAAATTCGAAATGCCAGTATCAAAGGATTTGAAGGGGCAAATGAAATTGACCCCAAAACATTGTTACTTGAAGAATGCGATGTACTGATTCCTGCTGCACTTGGGGGTGTTCTTAACAG GGAAAATGCTAGTGAAGTGAAGGCTAAATTCATAATTGAGGCAGCAAATCATCCTACAGACCCTGAAGCTGATGAG ATTTTATCAAAGAAAGGAGTAATTATATTGCCAGACATATATGCAAATGCTGGGGGTGTAACTGTTAGCTATTTTGAGTGGGTTCAG AATATTCAAGGTTTCATGTGGGATGAAGAAAAGGTAAATCTGGAGTTGCAGAAATATATGACTAGTGCGTTTAAGAATATCAAGGACATGTGTAAGGTACATAATTGTGACCTTCGCATGGGAGCATTCACTCTTGGAGTAAACCGCGTGGCTCGGGCCACCCTCTTAAGAGGTTGGGAGGCATAA